From one Bifidobacterium sp. WK012_4_13 genomic stretch:
- a CDS encoding sensor histidine kinase, with translation MPDRPIGFLSSLKGELSVLITISTAIAFVMAWFLLKVGLNGWIAMPLTLIVALGITYVFSRGLTAPLRQMRDAAEAMSDGDYTVRVQSATLSHDEIGQLARSFNVMAAELQHADQMRLDMVANVSHELRTPVSALQAMIENLADHVVEPTPANLESILNQTHRLSDLIAFLLDLSRMEAGASSLEISTFDFADFIDETIEPLEIADAGHAHQIEVDVPHDIQMEGDQDRLRQLFTNIISNALKHSADGTTVLIEGHVEINPASVVTNVVNYGSQIPQEARSDIFRRFVKGKAGPGTESGGTGLGLSIARWAAKLHGGSVSVVDDTRGADFEIVLPQYHDAEA, from the coding sequence ATGCCTGACAGGCCCATCGGCTTTCTGTCTTCGCTCAAGGGTGAGCTGAGCGTTCTTATCACCATTTCCACCGCCATTGCATTCGTCATGGCCTGGTTCCTGCTCAAAGTCGGACTCAACGGTTGGATAGCCATGCCGCTCACCCTGATCGTGGCCCTGGGCATCACCTATGTGTTTTCACGCGGGCTCACGGCACCGCTGCGACAGATGCGCGATGCGGCGGAGGCCATGTCTGACGGCGACTACACCGTCCGTGTGCAATCCGCGACGTTGAGCCATGATGAGATAGGGCAACTGGCACGCTCGTTCAACGTCATGGCAGCGGAATTGCAGCATGCCGATCAGATGAGGCTCGACATGGTCGCCAACGTCAGCCACGAGCTGCGGACTCCGGTCTCTGCATTGCAGGCGATGATAGAGAATCTGGCTGACCATGTCGTCGAGCCGACTCCCGCCAATCTTGAGAGCATTCTCAATCAGACGCATCGCCTTTCGGATCTCATTGCCTTTCTTCTCGATCTGTCACGCATGGAGGCGGGTGCCTCAAGCCTTGAAATATCGACCTTCGACTTTGCCGACTTCATTGACGAAACGATAGAGCCGCTTGAGATAGCCGATGCCGGACATGCCCATCAGATCGAGGTGGACGTCCCCCATGACATACAGATGGAGGGAGATCAGGACAGGCTTCGCCAGCTGTTCACGAACATCATCTCGAATGCGCTGAAGCATTCCGCGGATGGTACGACCGTACTCATAGAGGGACATGTCGAGATCAATCCTGCAAGTGTGGTCACCAATGTCGTGAACTATGGATCCCAGATACCTCAGGAGGCGCGTTCGGACATCTTCAGACGCTTCGTCAAAGGCAAGGCCGGTCCAGGAACCGAATCTGGAGGCACGGGCCTTGGACTTTCCATAGCACGCTGGGCGGCAAAGCTGCATGGCGGTTCGGTAAGCGTCGTCGATGATACGCGCGGAGCGGATTTCGAGATAGTGCTTCCCCAATATCACGATGCCGAAGCATAG
- a CDS encoding response regulator transcription factor — MNNTTIRRDNAHRTILVVEDEPTLATAIAQRLTAEGWTARVASDGASAVQAAAQLKPNLVIMDIMLPVMDGLEATKRIVAERPVPVLILTARDDEADKVIGLGAGADDYMTKPFSMRELIARCKALLRRVERAKVIAKNSENEKILDFGSLIIDPAQRLVTLDGQQVHLTPTEFDLLATLARKPRSVLTREKLLEDVWDWVDASGTRTVDSHVKALRHKLGSDMIRTVHGVGYAFEPPEHHAA; from the coding sequence ATGAATAACACCACAATTCGTCGCGATAACGCACATCGCACGATTCTTGTTGTGGAGGACGAACCGACTTTGGCAACTGCAATCGCGCAGCGTCTCACGGCGGAAGGATGGACGGCTCGCGTCGCCTCCGACGGTGCCAGCGCCGTGCAGGCCGCGGCGCAGCTCAAGCCCAACCTCGTCATCATGGACATCATGCTTCCTGTCATGGACGGCCTCGAGGCGACGAAGCGCATCGTTGCCGAAAGGCCCGTCCCCGTGCTGATCCTGACGGCTCGCGACGATGAGGCCGACAAGGTCATTGGCCTTGGTGCCGGTGCGGATGACTACATGACCAAGCCTTTCTCGATGAGAGAGCTGATCGCACGCTGCAAGGCGTTGCTGCGTCGCGTTGAACGGGCCAAGGTCATCGCGAAGAATTCGGAGAACGAGAAGATCCTCGACTTCGGTTCCCTGATCATCGATCCTGCACAGCGCCTGGTCACGCTTGATGGTCAGCAGGTTCACCTGACTCCGACCGAATTCGATCTGCTCGCCACCCTCGCGCGCAAGCCGCGTTCCGTGCTTACCCGTGAGAAGCTGCTTGAGGATGTATGGGATTGGGTCGATGCATCCGGAACGCGTACGGTCGATTCCCATGTCAAGGCGCTCAGGCATAAGCTTGGCTCGGACATGATTCGTACCGTGCATGGTGTCGGGTATGCATTCGAGCCTCCTGAGCACCACGCCGCATAG
- a CDS encoding CarD family transcriptional regulator, with translation MGYKVGDMVVYPRHGAAKVDAITERTVKGVTRQYLQLSVLSSDGLVINVPVENAKKVGVRDIVGAREVAKVFEILRTPIVEKEMNWSRRYKLNVEKIATGDVNNIAEVVRDLAQRDVDEHGLSAGEKRMLTKARNILTSEIALSEDLDDDEAQRLLDVNLGYQPAQPGDDRHHTKAPKEPVMETLARMEAEAKGSKKKK, from the coding sequence ATGGGATATAAAGTCGGCGACATGGTTGTCTATCCGCGGCATGGTGCAGCGAAGGTGGATGCCATTACCGAACGGACCGTCAAGGGCGTCACCCGTCAATACCTTCAACTCTCGGTGTTGTCCTCGGACGGCCTGGTCATCAACGTCCCAGTTGAGAATGCCAAGAAGGTCGGTGTCCGTGACATCGTCGGCGCTCGCGAGGTAGCGAAGGTCTTTGAGATCCTGCGCACTCCGATCGTCGAAAAGGAAATGAATTGGTCGCGACGCTACAAGTTGAACGTCGAGAAGATAGCGACGGGCGACGTCAACAACATCGCAGAGGTCGTCCGTGACCTGGCGCAGCGTGACGTCGACGAGCACGGCCTTTCGGCAGGGGAGAAGCGGATGCTGACCAAGGCGCGCAACATCCTGACATCGGAGATAGCTCTTTCCGAGGACCTGGATGACGATGAGGCGCAGCGGCTTCTCGATGTCAATCTCGGATACCAGCCTGCACAGCCCGGCGATGACAGGCATCATACCAAGGCTCCAAAGGAGCCGGTCATGGAAACCCTGGCACGCATGGAGGCGGAAGCCAAGGGCAGCAAGAAGAAGAAATAA